The Thamnophis elegans isolate rThaEle1 chromosome Z, rThaEle1.pri, whole genome shotgun sequence genome contains a region encoding:
- the LOC116521339 gene encoding olfactory receptor 6Y1-like: MEEANQTNVSYFILLGFTTTAELQILLFVLFLIAYLMILMENLIIITVIWINNNLHKPMYLFLCNLSFLEIWYITVIVPKMLGDFLSQDKRISFQGCLTQLYFFVTFVCSEYILLAVMAYDRYLAICYPLRYPVLMNNNFCVQLSAGCWICGLLTSMVKLSFIGRLKYCSTYKINHYFCDISPLLNVSCTDSSIAELVDFILALMVIMVPLCMVVTSYIYIISTVLKIPSAQGRKKAFSTCSSHLTVVILFYSTTLFTYARPKAMYAYNSNKLVSVLYTVIVPLLNPLIYCLRNKEINCALRKTFFR, from the coding sequence ATGGAAGAAGCCAACCAGACAAATGTCAGCTACTTCATCCTACTGGGATTCACTACCACTGCAGAGCTTCAGATTCTTCTCTTTGTCCTATTTCTCATTGCATACTTAATGATCCTCATGGAGAATTTGATAATCATCACAGTGATTTGGATCAATAATAATCTTCATAAACCCATGTACCTCTTTTTGTGTAACCTCTCCTTCCTTGAAATCTGGTACATCACAGTAATTGTTCCTAAAATGTTGGGAGATTTTCTATCACAAGACAAACGaatctccttccaaggttgtCTAACACAGCTATATTTTTTTGTTACCTTTGTTTGCAGTGAATATATTCTTCTAGCTGTGATGGCTTATGATCGGTACTTAGCTATATGCTATCCACTTCGTTACCCAGTCCTCATGAACAATAATTTCTGTGTTCAGCTTTCAGCAGGATGCTGGATATGTGGTTTACTCACCTCCATGGTCAAACTGAGCTTTATTGGCCGGCTGAAATACTGTAGCACTTACAAGATCAATCATTATTTCTGTGATATTTCACCCCTCCTGAATGTTTCTTGCACCGATTCTTCAATAGCTGAACTGGTAGACTTCATCTTGGCTCTAATGGTTATCATGGTTCCCCTCTGTATGGTTGTTACATCATACATCTATATCATTTCAACAGTTCTGAAGATTCCTTCAGCTCAGGGAAGAAAGAAGGCTTTTTCTACATGCAGTTCTCACCTTACAGTTGTTATACTCTTTTACTCCACCACACTCTTCACCTATGCACGGCCCAAAGCTATGTATGCCTACAACTCCAACAAACTTGTGTCAGTGCTCTACACTGTGATAGTTCCTCTTTTGAACCCTCTAATATATTGCCTCAGAAATAAAGAGATAAATTGTGCCTTGCGGAAGACATTTTTTCGCTAA
- the LOC116521340 gene encoding olfactory receptor 12-like produces the protein MGNHSKITQFVLEGFSGPQELQLGLFFLFMLLYIVTLIWNIGMITIIILDPQLQSPMYFFLKNLSFLDICYSTVITPRAMVSFATGQKGIFYNACAIQMFFFSLFGTTECFILAVMAYDRFTAICNPLLYNIIMSRKTCVLQIAACYFFGFINCCTQTSLTFSLSYCEPREINQFFCDVPAVMKAACSDTFVNEIVLLALCGFIIVITSTIVLISYVYIVATILHMASAERRHKAFSTCASHIMAVTLFFGTAFFMYGQPGAMASPNQGKVVSIFYTVVIPMLNPLIYSLRNKEVKYALGRQLKKVTFFK, from the coding sequence ATGGGAAACCACTCCAAAATCACACAATTTGTTTTGGAAGGATTTTCAGGTCCCCAAGAGCTACAGctgggtttgttttttcttttcatgctgCTGTACATCGTAACATTGATATGGAATATTGGAATGATCACTATTATTATTCTTGATCCTCAGCTCCAAAGTCCTATGTACTTTTTCCTGAAGAATTTATCTTTCTTGGATATCTGCTATTCCACTGTTATAACTCCCAGAGCCATGGTGAGCTTTGCAACAGGGCAGAAAGGTATTTTCTATAATGCATGTGCCATACAaatgttctttttctctctttttggaaCAACTGAATGTTTTATCCTAGCTGTGATGGCATATGACCGATTTACTGCTATCTGCAATCCCCTGCTTTACAACATCATCATGTCCAGAAAAACCTGTGTACTTCAAATAGCTGCTTGCTATTTCTTTGGCTTCATCAACTGTTGCACACAGACAAGCCTTACTTTCAGCTTATCCTATTGTGAACCCAGGGAAATTAACCAGTTCTTCTGTGATGTCCCAGCTGTAATGAAAGCAGCCTGCTCAGACACTTTTGTAAATGAGATTGTGCTTCTAGCATTGTGTGGGTTTATCATAGTGATAACATCCACTATAGTTTTGATTTCCTATGTCTATATTGTGGCCACAATTCTCCACATGGCTTCTGCAGAGAGGAGACACAAAGCTTTCTCAACCTGCGCTTCCCATATCATGGCTGTTACTTTGTTCTTTGGAACAGCTTTCTTCATGTATGGTCAGCCTGGAGCAATGGCCTCTCCAAATCAAGGCaaagttgtttctattttttatacAGTTGTAATTCCTATGTTGAATCCATTAATCTACAGCCTAAGGAACAAGGAGGTCAAATATGCATTGGGAAGACAGCTAAAAAAGGTGACTTTCTTCAAATGA